A genomic stretch from Mya arenaria isolate MELC-2E11 chromosome 10, ASM2691426v1 includes:
- the LOC128205423 gene encoding extracellular serine/threonine protein kinase FAM20C-like, producing the protein MRKKTKTLLFVGLAGIAFINFYLYNDHQRLFSKTPEPSRAYSVLVKDVGLPRYIRFESEANRNLSDPIVNKMLKKIVDDGMIEYAIPGYFWPVSMAKLTRMLGALARHEATRLEWFRWEKTEPKNGTDFPAWKRVHWNIRQFSYYDPDDPAVARLMHNLATLPVVKAEEKNGGTQFKMALEFEDGGQAIVKFMRLPREIDEDENRYVFDVIERHVAEIASFQLDKVLGFYRMPPTIGRKFNITSELLPHVEKDFRKTFYRSPAGNLCFFGTCEPRHYCNTAHPFCGSPDVIEASVMAFFPDRKYADRISLKQPWKRSYQRNRKADWELNDFKCISVKKTPPYNNGKLLLDLIDVHTFDFLTGNKDRHNIAMFREWGNYTFPLSYDNGRGFGRQDYDALSILAPLRQCCHIRHSTFLKYLKLYLGPETLSSIMEQALADDPVAPVLLPGHLRALDRRLVTILRTVANCIEKNGVSVIVKDKF; encoded by the exons atgcGGAAAAAAACGAAGACATTACTTTTTGTAGGTTTAGCTGGGATTGCTTtcataaacttttatttatacaatgatCACCAAAGACTTTTTTCCAAGACACCTGAACCCAGTAGAGCATATTCCGTGTTGGTCAAAGACGTCGGTTTACCACGTTACATACGGTTTGAAAGCGAGGCTAACCGGAACTTGTCGGACCCTATCGTTAACAAAATGCTAAAGAAGATCGTCGATGACGGAATGATTGAATACGCTATACCTGGCTACTTTTGGCCTGTTTCGATGGCAAAGCTAACCCGGATGCTGGGCGCCTTGGCACGCCATGAGGCCACAAGACTCGAGTGGTTCCGTTGGGAGAAAAC GGAGCCGAAGAATGGGACGGACTTTCCGGCGTGGAAGCGCGTACATTGGAACATTCGACAATTCTCATACTACGACCCCGACGACCCGGCCGTCGCCCGTCTCATGCACAACCTTGCTACACTTCCGGTGGTAAAAGCAG AGGAAAAGAACGGCGGCACACAGTTCAAGATGGCCCTCGAGTTCGAGGACGGCGGTCAGGCCATCGTCAAATTCATGAG ACTTCCACGGGAGATCGACGAGGACGAAAACCGGTACGTGTTTGACGTCATCGAGCGGCACGTGGCGGAGATAGCGTCTTTCCAACTGGACAA AGTTTTGGGATTTTATCGAATGCCACCAACGATAGGACGAAAGTTCAATATAACGTCAGAGTTGTTACCTCATGTCGAAAAGGATTTCCGCAAGACGTTCTATAGGTCACCAG CGGGTAACCTGTGTTTTTTCGGGACGTGTGAGCCACGTCACTACTGCAACACGGCGCACCCGTTCTGTGGCAGCCCTGACGTCATCGAAGCGTCCGTGATGGCATTCTTCCCCGATCGGAAATACGCGGACCGCATCTCCCTGAAGCAGCCTTGGAAACGCTCCTACCA GCGGAACAGGAAGGCGGACTGGGAGCTAAATGACTTCAAATGCATCTCTGTCAAAAAGACGCCGCCCTATAACAACGGAAAACTTCTCCTCGATCTCATAGATGTTCACACTTTCGACTTTCTAACCG GGAACAAGGACCGACACAACATCGCTATGTTCCGGGAATGGGGCAACTACACCTTCCCGCTCTCTTATGACAACGGACGAGG GTTCGGGCGGCAAGACTACGACGCCCTGTCCATCCTCGCGCCACTCCGCCAGTGCTGCCATATCCGGCATTCAACGTTTCTCAAATACCTAAAACTCTACTTGGGACCGGAAACACTCAGCTCCATCATGGAGCAAGCCCTTGCGGACGACCCTGTGGCTCCCGTGCTTCTTCCTGGGCACCTGCGCGCGCTTGATAGACGCCTGGTTACGATCCTCCGTACGGTTGCAAACTGTATAGAGAAAAACGGTGTATCAGTTATTGTTAAGGACAAATTCTGA